From the genome of Gracilibacillus salitolerans, one region includes:
- a CDS encoding ABC transporter permease produces the protein MRVLSTVKFTAIRMLRNYIVLLLLLVVPIILITVFSFILSDSVTELGEPYINENSMTMVLVFQLFAGSIVISYIYNDFFTEYKIRIYSLPFNRVMYAFSIMMCGTSFSIFLGVILMTYTQFVLGIVWENWVWTIYIISLMAILSSIVCLIFTFSVKKFKIAERLSEVYGVGFIVLAGLFFPMPENAFFDFFGSYGNPLTLSLGAIHEMNQSNIGEAWFQANILIIAIGILFIVMLILGRRRIA, from the coding sequence ATGAGAGTTCTTTCAACAGTAAAATTTACGGCAATCAGGATGCTTAGAAATTATATCGTTTTATTGCTACTCCTTGTCGTACCCATTATTTTGATCACCGTCTTTTCTTTTATTCTATCAGATTCTGTTACAGAGTTGGGAGAACCTTATATTAATGAAAATTCAATGACCATGGTGCTTGTGTTTCAACTGTTTGCTGGTTCTATTGTTATCTCTTATATTTATAACGACTTTTTTACAGAGTATAAAATTAGAATTTATTCTTTACCCTTTAATAGAGTAATGTATGCTTTCTCGATTATGATGTGTGGAACGTCTTTTTCGATATTTCTAGGGGTTATATTAATGACATACACGCAATTTGTTTTAGGGATTGTTTGGGAGAATTGGGTATGGACGATCTATATTATTTCTTTAATGGCCATTCTGTCTAGTATCGTCTGTTTAATCTTCACTTTCTCTGTAAAAAAGTTTAAAATAGCGGAACGATTGAGTGAAGTATATGGTGTTGGCTTTATTGTATTAGCGGGATTATTTTTCCCTATGCCTGAGAATGCATTTTTCGATTTTTTCGGGTCTTATGGTAATCCGCTGACATTATCGTTAGGTGCTATACATGAAATGAATCAATCTAATATAGGAGAGGCTTGGTTTCAAGCAAATATTCTTATAATAGCGATAGGTATCTTATTTATTGTAATGCTTATACTGGGTAGGAGGAGAATAGCGTGA